TATTCCATGATCGTAGTAAACATATTGATGTGAGATTTCATTTTATCCGGGAATGTGTTGGAGACGGGAAGCTGGACATTGAGCACGTCCTCACTGAGGAGCAGCTTGCTGACATTCTGACGAAGCCGTTGGCGCGTGATCGTTTCTGTGAACTACGTGTGAAGCTGGGCGTCGGCAAGATCAGCAAGGAGCTTCAGGATTAGGGGGTGAAATGTGGTCAAGCTAGTAATCCTGAGTTCTCGCTCATCTGTTAGTTGTTAGTTTCTATCCTAGCTATTCGTTGCATCAGTTAGTTTTCTGTTAGCTAGAGTTTTGGGCTCGGCTTGGACTTCATCCTCCCGAGCGCGTCATGTGCATCGTGTGCATGTTGTGCGGCATGATCTGCATGTGGGATGGCACATGCGCCTGGATCATGCCGGGCATAACGGAGGGCACGAGTAGAGCTCAGCCACTCCTTCCTGAATAAGCATTGTACAAATACGTTCCCAATACATACAGAAAAGCCGCAACGGTTTAGCGCAGCACAAAAACACTTCCCTGTGTTCATCTCTGTCCAACAGAGCTCGCCGGAGAGAATTCCGGCTAACACGGTCGTGCTCCACGGCGTCGCCTACTAGCGCATGCACCGCGCGGCGTTCGGCGTGCGGCTGGACggtggcgcggcgccggcggggaccaTGGACGTGTCACGTGTGCTGCGTGCCTTACAGGATGTCACACTTCCTGCCAGATTTCCGGCTGCAAGGCATCGACGACAACATGAGCATGCTTAGGTTCTGGGATTCGAAATGCGAAAAATTTTGGACCTGACCGAGATAGGTGAATCTCGGAAATCTCGGAAATTTCGTGTCGGGATTCGGTTGTTTACATGAAATTTGGCTACAATTAGATGAAGATTTAGGAATTGAACACTCCTGTATTAGATAGTGGGAGAGAACTAGGGAGATATGATGATGAGCTAAGGAGGAAAACGGTGAAAACATGTTGTTTCTGCGTTCGTTAGCCGTTACAAAGTGAGAGAAGTAATTTAAAGAGAGTTATATAACTAAAAATTTTCATATCTTTATAGCTAGGATGTTATATGGGTTGGTATAGATCTTAATGATGGTAGAGAAAATCAACTTTAGTGAAATTTTTTGACCATGACCGAAATGGGTCCGAATCCCAGCACCCTGACTGAGCACGATGGCTGATCGATGGGAGAGGCGAGGAGCCATCCGCCTGCCCCAGTTCGAGGTTTAAGGGGCGACGGCCTTCAAGCTGCGATGGTTCGGCGAGAAGAGCGGCACGCTGGTCTTCACCATTGGAGAAGGGGGCAACACCAGTGGCGCGTTCGCGTTGAACCTCGCGACGAGGTCCGTCGAGAAGCTGGCCGACGGCGTCGAGTGCAACTCGTGGAGGAACTTGTGTGGATACGAGATGGACCGCGCCACGCTCCTTGGGTCGGTAGCCCGCTGCTTCTGAAACGTATTAGCACGGTGGCTTCCGATCCGGACGCTTAAAGTTCGGTATTAGTGAGTAGTGCAAGTAACACTCATATGATTGTTTTGTTTGCCACCATCCATGGCTGAACAGAACCCTCGAGCTCGCTGAACTGCATCTGGCCGGTGGTGGCCACCCAGGGGTTGAGGTAGTAGCGGATGAGCTCCATCGCGAGTCGGGTTGAAGCGGTAGCACGGGGGCGTTCCGGCCGCCGCGCTTGCTCCATCGTTCTCAGAAGCGTCCCGTGGTCAAGACGAGATCAAGCGGCGGCCGGCAGGTCGGCGTGGCCACGGGCCTCCCGATCGAGGGTCGCGCCGCCTTCAATTTTGCCAAAAGTTCAGCGACACCGCCACGATATGACGCCACGCTCGGGTCGTGGCCGGCCATGCATGGGAGAAATTAAACCGACGCGCCTATTTATACCCCAATGCCCCACCATTTGAGatgtgttagagcttggagaagttATAGGCTTGGTTCTCTCACTCACAAAAGTGCTCTAGCCAtcaaagtgctaaagagaagattaagacaattagcataaggcttagatcttgattagtgctagtttaggcctatTAGCGTATTGCTTTAggatttagcctagagttaggcgaTGTTTGCACACCTCCTTTTGTATCGGTGCTTACGCgtaccaagagttgtaaatccggagcttgtaagtcttgcgagacTCTCCAACTGCGTTTGTAGAGTGGCCGCCGGTAGTTGtgatagggaggagaggccctagACGTTTTGCCCAAGCTCTACCAAGTAAAGAGCAGCAAGGAACATCCGGGAGAGGCTAGGCGGGGATTCACTTGCGCGTGGGGAAGACCCGTCGGCTATTCTACGGAGTTACTTGACCGGGGAGTTTATGCCCTTGCGCGGGCATTCCCTTCGAGAGGGGGCTCCAACAATGAGGATtagtggaaagctttgctttctGATACTTCGGTAAAAATCGCCGCGTCGCCACGCCGGGAGTTTGCTTTCTCTACCTTATTTACCTtccgcatttcttattgcacttatATTCCgcgtttacctttcctagaattgccatgtgtagtttataggattggaacctagggtgcaaaactcttttacggtagagatagcaacacatagaaaaacctaatgcacatctagatagaaattgaaatatgtttttatatgtgcttgtaGCCTTAGTTTTTAGAACACCCAATTCACCAGTTTGTCAGAATCCCTTCAAACTACGTGCTTTTTATGCATGAAGTATGAGAAGTTGGGTCCGTCGTCATGTAACAAGACTTGCATGTTTGGATTGTGTGGTGGTGTGGGTGAACTGAAAGCTGTTTGTGATTTGCAATGGTTAATGTACTCTGTCAGTGAATCGTTGTACTTGTCTTGTGAGCTCACTCTCGTTACTGCTGAAGTGCCTGTTCTTATTTTCTCGGTGGAGAGCTCGTGCCATGCCATCATGAAATTGAAAGCATCGGCATCATCTCGAGGTCGTCCCTGATGAAAGCCTGGCCGCGCCGGGCGCCAAGCTGCGAGGCGGCAAGGCAACCTTCTCCTCGCGCGACGGTGGATTTGGCTAGCCGAGCGCTCCGTCCAGCACGGACTTGCTGACGCTGAGCACCGCCGACTCCATAGCTCTACTCCACTGCGTGTCCCTGTCAAGCTGAAGCTCCAAGCCTCCAGCTGAGTTGACTGCTCTGCCTTTTGGATTGCCCTTTGAGCCCACGCAGGCCACCTCAGATTCCCGGATCAGCCAGGTGTACCGTTGGATCAACTCTGTGCGGTCCAGATTAATCGGAGCAAAATAAAAGGAGACAGATACCAGATCGTCCCGGTGGCTATCgcggcaggccggcggcggtcgcTGTCGAGGGGACGGGGAGGAAGCGACGGCCGACGGAGAGGTACGCGGACGTGCTGGGCGCGTGGTGGAACTGGAACTGGAAAAGGAGCGGCGCAGAGGGATTCCGGGGCCGCTCTCCGAAGGGGGGACGGCGCGAGGCGGTAGGGACCAAGGGTCTCGCAGTCGCTGTCGTGCATACCTAAGGTGAGGCGCGCTCCTCCTTCCTTCGTACTACCTTCCTTGTCCTTGGGATGGTTCGATTCCCACATTGCCCGTGGCTCAGTATGACAGTATCCCCCCATTGTGTCAGCAAGGTTGGAGATCATGGGCAAGCAACTGATTCCTGTGGATTGATTTGGGTGTACTGTAGTTGATTTGCAGTTTCTGATTAGCAAGCTACGCCAAATTGTCTATCCTCCGTAGTTATTTAGGATCCTGCCTGGTGCATGCACTTTCCGATTATGTAGTAGTATGAATTGAATTTCTCGCGTTAGGAAATTGGGAACCAGTTAACCAATGCCGAGTTAGTTTGGCCACCCTGTGACAGTTCATCACTTTCGTGGGCTGGGATCTGAAGgaaattccttttttttaagaacTTATTAATCACTTTGCACAAGTTATTAACCCATGGAAGTATTTTGATTTACTTGTGTTTTTTATCCGCATGTGGAAAGTGGACTGGTGTTAAGAAAAAGGGCAGTCGCTACTCGCTAGAGCGCTACATCATAGCAAAATCTGATTTTTCTTTGCCAACATCATTGAATCATAATTTACACACGATCTATCAACAATACTTTGTTGTTTCAAGGGCGAGCTTGATTCCTTCTTTTTCTAATCACAGTGTGATTTTTATACATGCATCCATCTGCACATCCGCAGTGTACCATTGGAAAAATGTTGCACCAAAACCGTGCTCCAAGGTACagctgggaaaaaaaaagatggaagggcaaaaaaagagaggaaacaGGCTCGAATCCCTGGATATCTTCATCTTCAGGAGCTGCACACGGCGAATTGTTGGTCCATTCCACTTGTTGGCTGCACCATCCTGCTGGGGTGGTGGCAAGGCATCAGTATGGAACTGAGGAGTGCCTTCTCAACATCTTCGGAGGCTTCTCTCCTTAGCAAACACATCACATACTCCATCACTGCTGTATCGCAAGGCAGTGTGATCCTCCCATCACTTGTGAACCCAAACTCTTCCTGCGACAGCTTCAGGAGCTCCGAGAAGACTGTCGTGTGGAGGTAAGCGAGGGGGATCTCAAACCGCTTCCCATCAGAAGAGTAGACAATGCAGTTGCCCTTCCCTGCAACTATGCTGCTGCAAGATGTGTTGATCTCCTTGTCCACAGTTGTGACCCTTTTCCACCCGATTGCACCCGTTCCCTGCCACTTCTTGGACAGTTGAGCTAGCTTCTTGGAACTGATCATGGTGGCTTCCTGCCTTTCAAGGAAATGGATTCTTGTCTTTGAGATGAAAGGATCAGAAATGATTTGATTTGTGTGTGGTGATGGTTCGCATTTGTGATCGTGTATTTATAGGGCACTTATGTGGTAGGACTTGGGAGGGTCTGCATCTTGGTCTTGGCTATTACAAATGGCAAGCTGGCAAGGGACAAGCCCACGAGCTTCCTTGGTGAGATGTTCCTATCTATGGTTGGGAGGTTCAATGCACAGGACCATTGTTTATCACATGGTGGAGCCATGTTTACTGGCTTGGTACGTGATTGCTTCTGCCTACCAGAGTGGGCCTAATTTTGACTCAATGGTGCTAGGAGTATAGAGTCTTTTATTTATACATTAACAGGGTCCTTTTTCTATACGCGCTCATGCAGGGGCGAAGCTATGTACAATTAGCCTGGTGCACACTGCACAGGCATGCCAATTGTCTTACTTTGACCATATATGCACCAGTTTTTAGTTAAAAATATTCACTATACAGCATAATGCCACTTTGATGGCCACCACCATGATTTTAGTTCTAGCTTCGCCACTGCACTGATGTACTCTTTATATCTATCATCAAATGCAAATTCTATTCATAACAAACAGTAAAAATTGGCATGTCCAGTTTTTCTCAGTTTGTTTTCCTGAGATATTAAGCGTGATAACTGACTTACTGTCCCTTCTTATATAGGTTCAATTCACCCTATCCTATGTTGTTCAATGAGAATCACATTAGATGAGGTATATTTCTCTGCTCCTTACGGTATTATTTGCAGAAACAATTTCATTCTGCATCTGCTGGATTTTGTGGTCTCTTTTCCAGCAATTGCCATGTGATGGAAACAAGATAACATGGTTGCGAATCAGCCAAGGCATTCTCTTGAAAGTTGTTTACATCTAACATAGAAATTTGGCAGCCAGTATTTTCCACCTAACTATATAAACTTTTGCACTAAGGTTCCTGCTTAGATGGAGCATATATTTTGCTAGTTCTCTTCCTAGATGGCATGATGGTCTGTGGATGAAGTTCGGATCTGAGAATGTTCATTCTAGTGTTGAGTAAATATGTATAGGTGACAAAAGAAATATCATCCCGTGTTGTTTCAATGAAATAAAATAAGCTTTTACATTTATTGATGTGCCTAGTTGGTGAGCTGCAAGGCCATGAACCTGTCAATGCAATGTTTGCTACAATGAAGGCTGTGCGATTATGAATCTGATGTTGCTGGGCCAAAGTTTGGTGCACCGCAGTCCTTGCAAAGGCCATTGTAGGGACTTTGTAGTTGAATAATTGGAGCTGTATGCTGTACTAGTGGCTCTGCATTTGATATAAGCACTCAGCAATCATTTTAGTCCCAGCTCTTGTGAACATAGGGACAGATTTATAAAAGATCATTTTGAGAGCGACCATCGAAAAGATTATCGAGGATGCTTCATGAGTCCTTCCTTAGTTGATGAGAAGAGAGCCATACAGTGGCCAAGAGACACAAGGGAAGCATGTAGGGTCCTGAGTTTTAAGAAGTAGCCTCCTTTGTTAGTTGCCTAAGGAGAATTGGAGATGTCAATAGGATAAATGCTTTTGCCAACATTAATTCTGTTAGGACGGTGCTGGTTGGTTGAAACAACTTGCCCGACAATTCCTTAACATCGGCATTCTACGTTGTGGCCCAACTAGCCCCAGCATCTCATGTGCTCTCCATTTCCTTGTTTCTTCCTGCCATTCCTGGTAGACCCCTGCAATAAGACCGAACTTATCTGAATACAGTTATGGCCATTTCTTTTTAAAATTGCTGGTACTTTGACTAGTGTTGCACTGTTGCATGGCAAATTTTACGACCATGTTTTTGCGTTGAAATAAGCTTATCCCATGTGCATATCTGACGACACTCCAGGTGATCATTTCAGGTTCTCAACTCATCCATGCCCTTTTTGTGATTTGAAGAAGGCATATTCTTTGTTTAGGGTCTTCAGGGGATACTTGATTACATATTTTACTTGTGTAATGTATACATCTTTTGTCCATCATTTCAGGTGCTTTTTCATAAGTCTCAAAGTGGAATAATATGATCTTGGGATCAGGATAGTCAGCTGCTCTGGATCATATGTTAGAAAGGTCAGTACAGCACAGGGAACCTACCAACTTACATGCACTGTAACCTGCATACAAATCTTCATTATATGATGACAACTAAGCCATTAGTACAGTCCTAGTCGAATACTACATATTGTTATATCCATTAGGATGTAGTAACTTGAGTCATGAATAAGGAGACTTCCTAGAACATTGGTCAATTCTGATTTACGTTTATTACAGAAAATGTTAATTAACATCGTCTTTTTTTTGGTTCAGATAACTATagtcaagaaaaaaaaggagattcACTAGACCATCGGTTAACTGGAGTCAGCCTTACACTTTCATGTTTCGATGGCGAGCTTGATTCCTTCTTTTCTAATCACATTGTGATTATTTTTACATTCATCCATCTGCGCAACCACAGTGTACCATTGGAAAAACAACGCACAAAAACCGTGCTCCAAGGTACAGCTGGGGAAAAAGATGgaagggggaaaaaagagagaaaacaaGCTCAAAGCCCTGGATATCCTCATCTTCAGGAGCTGCAGACAGCAAATTGCTGGTTCAATCCACTGGATGGCTGCACCATTCTGCTTTGGTGGCGGCAAGGCATTACTATGGAACTGAGGAGTGCCTTCTCAACATCTTCAGAGGCCTCTCTCCTCAGTAAACACATCACATACTCCATCACTGCTGTATCGCAAGGCAGTGTGATTCTCCCATCACTTGTGAACCCAAACTCTTCCTGTGACAGCTTCAGGAGCTCCGTGAAGACTGTTGTGCGGAGGTACGTGAGGGGGATCTCAAACCGCTTCCCATCAGAAGAGTAGACAATGCAGTTGCCCTTCCCTGCAACTATGCTGCTGCAAGATGGGTTGATCTCTTTGTCCACAGTTGTGACCCTCCTTCGCCCAATTGCGCCCATTCCCTGCCACTTCTTGGACAGCTGAGCTAGCTTCTTGGAGCTGATCATGGTAGCTACCTTCCTTTGGCTTTCAAGCAAATGGACTCTTGTCTTTGAGATGAAATAGTTAGAAACAATTCAATCAGTGTGTGGTGATGGTTTTTGCAGCTATCATGTATTTATAGGGAACATATGTGGTAGGACTTGGGAAGATTTGCATCTTGGTCTTGGCTTATCATAGACGGCAAGCTGGCAAGGGACAAGGCCATGAGTTTCCTTGGTGAGATGTTCCTATCTATGGTTGGGAGATTCAATGCACAGGACAGGTCCATTGTTTCTCACATGGTGGAGCCATCTTTACTGGCTTGGTATGTGATTGCAGCCAGAGTGGGGCTAAGTTTGACACAATAGTACAAATTGCTGGGTTCAGTTCTTTTATCTTGCTTGATCTCAAGTGGGCACTGGCTTACTCCCTTGTTATATATGTGCAGTTTGCTTGATGTTGTAGTTTCCGATGATAACGTCTTTAAACAAGGTACATCAATCCGCCCTTATGATTTTATTTGCCAAATTATTTCAATTTTGCTTTTGCCGATTTTTCTCGTCTCTTGTCCTGCAAGCGCAATGTGATAGATACTAACATAGTTAAGAATCAGCCAAGGCATCTTGTAAAAAGATGTTTTTTTAATGTAGAGATCTGCCGATCAGTATTTCTACCTAGCTATATAATCTTCTTGCATAGTGCTCATGGTCAGAACAGAACATTTCTTCTTTTGCTAATTTGCTGCCTAGACGGTCTGTTTAAGAACGCTGGTCTGTGGATGAACTTGGGAACCGATGATATTCATTATGGTGATGAATATATGTATAGGTGACAAAAATGGTCCATGTGCtttcaataaaataaaataatagggTCCATGGCTTTTGCATAGTAGTTATTGATGTCACTAGTTTGGCAAGCAGCATGGCCATGAATCTGTTAATGCAATGTCTTCTACAATAAAGGCAGTGCACCGATGTTGCTGGGCCAAATTTTGGTGCACCGCCGTCCTTGCAGCGGCCATGGTAGGGACTTGGTAGTAGGATGATTGGATCTATATTGTGACTAGTGGTTTGACGTTGGACATAAGAACTAGACAATCATCTTAGTCCCAGCTCTTGTAAAcataaaaacatatttataAGGGAATCAGTTGGAGAGCGACCATCAGAAAGATTATCCAGGATGCTTCGTGTGCCTTTGTTTATCTGATGGCGAGAGCTGTACAGTGGCCAAGAGACATGAGGGAAGCATGTAGGGTCCTGAGTTTTGACAAGTAGCTTCCTTTTTTAGCTGTGAAAGGAGAACTGGATATGTCGATAGGCTACATCCTTTTTCTAACATTAATTTTGGTTGGGACGGTGCTGGTTGGTCGAAACAACTTCCATTGACAATTTCTTATCGTTATTGTGCACTGTGGTCCAACCGATTTGTCCCCAGCATCTCTAGTGTCCTGTTTACCTCTTTTTTTCTGTCATTCCTGGTAGGTCTCTACATCAAAGGCTGCATCTATGAGCTATCTCACTATCTGAACCCCATTTGGCAATTTCTATTAGAAATATTGTTGTACTGTGACCAATGTTCTGTATGGAGAACCTTAGAGCCATACTCTTGGCGTTGAAATAAGATCGTCTCATCTGCATATCTGACTCCACTCATCCTGGCATTCTGCAGAGTGGGGTCTTTCATGCTCCCTATTCATCCATGCCCTTTTCTGAAGAGACATACTGATGTCGCTGTGGTCAGTTTAATTCCTTTTGTAGGTGACTTATCATATCGTGTATCAGACCTTATGCACCTTTGCATCAGATCTGTTACAAATCCAACGTGCATCAGAGCTTTTTAGGTGCGCTGGGCGTGGCATAGCTGCCTCCAACAGTCGTTAATCGACTTTTCGGTTGTTTACGTTTTCGTGTAATTCTCATTTGTAGCAAGCCATGTGCGTGTGTTCGGTTGGCCCGCGTTATAAGTtaaacttttctttttaatacaaagatacgcagctctcctacgtattcatggaaaaaaatacaaatccaaCGTGCAAAGTTTTTGTGTTAAAAAAAAGAGGCATATTCTGTGTTAGTTTCAGGAGATGCTTGATAGCAAACTTTAACCTTTGGTCCAACATTTCAGgtgttttttttctcaaagTCAGAAGTGGAATTGCATGATCTGGGGATCAAGATGCTCAGTTGTACTGGGCACACGCTAGAATGGTCACCACAGAACACAGGACACCTACCAACTGCATGGTAACTTGCCTACAAATATTATTTTTGATACGGTTGATTTAAAAAAAACGTCTTCACATAAAGTGTGCAGCAAACAATAATTTCTTTCTGACATAATTTCCCGTTTCGACGAAACATTGAAAATTACCtgtttgcaacatgaaaaaattATCTGTAGAAATGACCATATGGTTCGACTCTGAGATAGAAAATTCCTGCCgtaacatgaacactatgtttcatgcaacatcaatgtgaaacatgcaaaaataatagTTGTAACATCgatgcttaactattgcaacgTATGTCGGAGTATCCTATATTTTTAAGATTCCGATATTTCCTGACGttgaatttcttttcttttgaaggAAATGTTAAATCTGTATTCCATTGGATGTCGTTGCTATGAGTAGTGAATATATACTATGGGCCAGGCCAAAAAAGCAATGCCTCCCCTGCCTGCTTCGTGGCCGGTCCAGCAGCTGTTTTGCCCCGGGCTGTAGAAGGGCTGGGCCAACAAGGCCACAAGTAATCGAGGCCCAGTCCGTCAGGTTGATCTGTGGTCGTCAAGCAGATGATGCTCTGCAGCAGCTGCAAGCAGTGAAGTCACATAACAGTGTAGAGTACCAGAACAGTCGAAGCAGTTGTACTAAATCGTGCCAAACTCTAGCTTTAACAGCAACTACCGGCTTGTTCTATTATCATTGTTTTTATTTACAAGAGTGATACACACTGGCTGTTCTGAGTTGCGTGTAAATGCTATAAGAAGACAATAGTGTggttctttttctatttttatatCGTGTCTTGCTTTAAATTAACCATATTTGCATGGAAAAGCTAGTCACTATTCTTACTCGTTTGATTAATGGATCCAACCACCCGCCTTACATATTTTTCCTGCAATGTATAATTCTTGGTGAGAATCATCAACTTTATAATGTTTTAAAAACAGCTCACGCTTTTTTAATGATCTTTTTTATAGTTATGCGGGCGATGATAGGTGGATTTGGGAATTGGTTTGTTCCGATTCTAATACGTGCACCTGACATGGCATTTCCACGATTAAATAATGACATGGTATTTCCACAATTAAATAATATATCATTCTGGTTGTTGCCATGTTCTACCCTTTTTATGGAAACCCTCTTCAAACTCTACATGTACCTTGTACCTTGCTTCTCGCTTATGTTCTCTACTATATATGCTACTGTTGGCAAGTCTTGGTATCAATGTCATACCTGCATCTTTCCCTTTACATTTTTCGTCTCCTTACATTTTTGCTGCATCTCAAATTACAAggctaaggaaaaaaaaattacatttcCTAGAGGAGACATAATGAAGGGGGGATCCACTGTTTTTGTTTTGCATGCAAAATGCCGGCTGAAATGTGTTAAATTCACAGGTTCGTTGGATAAATTATTCATTTTGGATGGTACGTATGATGATATTTCCAGACGTAAAAAAAAGTGTACGTTGGCCTTAAAAAAGATCGTGTAAAGTTCGTGCCGAGTATAACAGGAGTGATTTGCACATTCAAATATAT
The genomic region above belongs to Setaria italica strain Yugu1 chromosome VI, Setaria_italica_v2.0, whole genome shotgun sequence and contains:
- the LOC101759244 gene encoding auxin-responsive protein SAUR36 yields the protein MISSKKLAQLSKKWQGTGAIGWKRVTTVDKEINTSCSSIVAGKGNCIVYSSDGKRFEIPLAYLHTTVFSELLKLSQEEFGFTSDGRITLPCDTAVMEYVMCLLRREASEDVEKALLSSILMPCHHPSRMVQPTSGMDQQFAVCSS
- the LOC101759652 gene encoding auxin-responsive protein SAUR36-like, producing MISSKKLAQLSKKWQGMGAIGRRRVTTVDKEINPSCSSIVAGKGNCIVYSSDGKRFEIPLTYLRTTVFTELLKLSQEEFGFTSDGRITLPCDTAVMEYVMCLLRREASEDVEKALLSSIVMPCRHQSRMVQPSSGLNQQFAVCSS